From Bombus vancouverensis nearcticus chromosome 15, iyBomVanc1_principal, whole genome shotgun sequence, the proteins below share one genomic window:
- the LOC117157227 gene encoding CD9 antigen isoform X1, translating into MVLSECYGFVKYALFCVNIVFSCVGLGAVVIALWMLTEQTFLTSLAEEQHNLNAGLYILFAAGFLMLIVAVLGCCGSSRESKCMLVAFFSCLLVLIVAQIAAGTWLHANSNRLEELVKSNVINTVKNKYGEDSAHTDTVDTFQSELGCCGATGPADWTGSKYATKDPSNPVSLTVSEDANNEYKVPESCCKNRSSSACKADRKIKVAGVVKSTIYSEGCVDKLMDILNSQMDIVIGVISGVGILEFFGLIFSIMMCCTIGSSDRYKA; encoded by the exons TGTGTAGGTCTAGGAGCAGTTGTTATAGCACTATGGATGTTAACAGAGCAAACGTTCCTGACGTCCCTGGCTGAGGAACAGCATAATCTCAACGCCGGCCTTTACATCCTGTTTGCAGCCGGGTTCCTGATGCTGATAGTCGCTGTACTCGGTTGCTGCGGCTCCTCCCGTGAATCTAAATGCATGCTGGTCGCTTTCTTCAGCTGTCTGTTGGTGCTTATCGTCGCACAAATCGCGGCTGGAACATGGTTGCACGCCAACAGCAATCGCCTCGAGGAACTGGTCAAGTCTAACGTGATAAATACCGTTAAG aACAAATATGGCGAAGACTCTGCTCATACGGATACTGTGGATACTTTCCAATCAGAATTGGGATGTTGTGGAGCAACCGGTCCAGCAGATTGGACAGGTAGCAAATACGCGACCAAAGACCCCTCGAATCCTGTCAGTTTAACCGTTTCTGAGGACGCGAATAACGAGTACAAAGTACCCGAATCCTGCTGTAAAAACAGAAGCAGCAGTGCATGCAAAGCAGATCGGAAAATTAAAGTGGCCGGTGTAGTTAAGTCGACAATTTACAGTGAG GGCTGCGTAGACAAGCTAATGGATATACTGAACAGCCAGATGGATATAGTGATTGGCGTGATCTCTGGTGTAGGCATTCTGGAATTTTTTGGACTGATATTTTCTATAATGATGTGCTGCACAATAGGTTCTTCTGATAGGTACAAAGcttga
- the LOC117157149 gene encoding ATP-dependent DNA helicase Q5, with amino-acid sequence MKLVQMSNYEDRVMSVMKNVFGYENFKNNIQRNAIISICEGAKYVFISMPPGFGRSLCYQLPALIQKKVGIIFSPKLSSMKKEIDFLRSKHINVGLLSRSSKEKERYNILKDLTSVSPKIVLLYVTTEMNTLTYFKKLVILLQERNLLSYIVFNESHCLSEWGYDFKPGYKDINAFNDKLKFVPKIAVTTTVTDKVTTDICKFLTLEDPKVFKIPIQQINVHLDVWFLDLLSDPFEHLKTFIVGVLGLFNSSAHKIDEGFGIIYCREIATAELLQNKLSALGISTLVCHHGLKKSIRHIIESEWESEKIHVIITTYDYGFIHKKSIRCIVHWTIPENIAKYYRECTQIHSENDYTYCRIYFSMKEHSSVKHVIENRKIMNDIEHIRKRLSEYDKFVSYCLLIMCRHVAVNQYFGHIIASCKTNCDVCKNEEIVKIRVHKFIAYSESLEGIKYNICDINEDVKKQQTIAEKRSNTVSKFTEQSGIIPQVKEEPKNSSEIEHKLLKSVSKKIAVNTDNDVECIKQWDGKFSLNKEEWLLAEKISLKKVHQSVKSGIQSNAKNTAKTAKDNSRMIQLSQHAIAQSLLDKYKLDGTVISLKMISCSSQNNIYQSTKPKIININPCNNKHKDEQRCESSSSKVLKNDDEIKVCKEKDRVSKQNSGGSSTIEDKQLDKNLRKRFVSADTCPEDYKLKRRKLEHENESTTGTGINRDRGNAFDSCFERIKNDSNEKPTHEHVTIERVMNTFSLDRHSITITLRKK; translated from the exons ATGAAACTTGTGCAAATGAGTAATTATGAAGATCGTGTAATGAGTGTTATGAAAAATGTTTTCGGCTacgaaaattttaaaaataacattcAAAGAAATGCCATTATTTCTATTTGCGAAG GtgcaaaatatgtatttatatctatgcCTCCTGGGTTTGGTAGATCTCTTTGCTATCAATTACCAGCACTTATACAAAAAAAAGTTGGAATTATTTTTTCTCCCAAATTATCTTCTATGAAG AAAGAAATAGATTTCTTAAGAAGCAAACACATTAATGTTGGTTTGCTATCTAGGAGCtccaaagaaaaagaaaggtataatattttaaaagattTGACATCAGTATCTCCAAAAATAGTATTATTATATGTAACTACTGAAATGAATACTTTAACCTATTTTAAG AAACTTGTCATTTTATTACAAGAGCGTAACTTATTGTCTTATATTGTATTTAATGAAAGTCATTGCTTAAGTGAATGGGGATATGACTTTAAACCCGGTTACAAAGATATAAATGCATTTAATGACAAActaaaatttgttcctaaaatTGCAGTAACTACAACTGTTACTGATAAG GTAACCACAGatatttgcaaatttttaaCATTAGAAGACCCAAAAGTTTTTAAAATACCTATACAGCAAATTAATGTACACCTTGATGTGTGGTTTTTAGATTTACTTTCTGATCCCTTTGAACATCTTAAAACTTTTATTGTAGGAGTACTTGGTCTTTTTAATTCATCTGCTCATAAG ATAGATGAAGGTTTTGGCATTATTTACTGTCGAGAAATAGCTACTGCAGAGTTGTTACAAAATAAGTTAAGTGCTCTAGGAATATCTACGCTTGTCTGTCACCATG GATTAAAAAAGAGTATCCGACATATTATTGAAAGTGAATGGGAATCTGAGAAAATTCATGTTATCATTACAACGTATGATTATGGATTTATACATAAGAAATCAATCAG gTGCATAGTTCATTGGACAATACCTGAAAATATTGCCAAGTATTATAGAGAATGTACACAGATACATTCAGAGAATGATTATACATATTGTAGAATATATTTTAGTATGAAAGAACATTCTTCTGTGAAACACGTTATTGAAAATCGTAAAATAATGAACGATATAGAACATATTCGGAAACGATTAAGTGAATATGACAAATTTGTCTCTTACTGTCTTTTAATAAT GTGTCGGCATGTAGCTGTTAATCAATACTTCGGGCACATAATAGCATCTTGCAAAACGAATTGTGACGTTTGTAAAAACGAAGAAATAGTAAAAATCAGGGTACATAAGTTTATTGCATATTCAGAAAGCCTTGAaggaataaaatacaatat CTGCGATATTAATGAGGATGTGAAGAAACAACAAACAATAGCCGAAAAGCGATCGAATACAGTTTCGAAATTTACGGAACAATCGGGTATAATTCCACAAGTTAAGGAAGAACCAAAAAATAGCTCAGAAATAGAACATAAGTTATTAAAATCCGTCAGTAAAAAAATTGCTGTGAATACGGATAATGATGTAGAGTGTATCAAGCAATGGGATGGTAAGTTTTCGCTAAACAAGGAAGAATGGTTATTAGCAGAAAAAATTTCTCTTAAAAAAGTTCACCAGTCAGTAAAGAGCGGTATTCAAAGTAACGCAAAGAATACGGCGAAAACCGCGAAAGATAATTCACGTATGATACAGTTAAGTCAACACGCGATAGCGCAGTCTTTGCTGGATAAATACAAGTTAGACGGAACAGTGATATCTTTGAAAATGATATCTTGTAGCTcgcaaaataatatttatcaatCTACTAaaccaaaaataattaatatcaatcCCTGCAATAATAAACATAAAGATGAACAAAGGTGCGAGTCTAGTTCTTCGAAAGTTTTAAAGAACGATGACGAAATAAAGGTGTGTAAAGAAAAGGATCGTGTTTCAAAACAAAATTCTGGCGGATCCAGCACTATTGAAGATAAACAGTTAGATAAAAACTTGAGAAAACGTTTCGTCAGCGCAGATACATGTCCTGAAGATTACaaattgaaaagaagaaaattagagCACGAAAATGAATCAACTACCGGGACAGGAATAAATAGAGATAGAGGAAATGCTTTTGATTCGTGTTTTGAACGGATTAAGAATGATTCAAATGAAAAGCCGACGCATGAGCATGTAACGATAGAACGTGTGATGAATACATTTTCATTGGATAGACATTCAATAACGATAACACTGCGAAAGAAGTGA
- the LOC117157150 gene encoding LOW QUALITY PROTEIN: uncharacterized protein LOC117157150 (The sequence of the model RefSeq protein was modified relative to this genomic sequence to represent the inferred CDS: substituted 2 bases at 2 genomic stop codons), with protein MKKFYAIFFLICTSTADFSNVCDPNWHSLETLETAKVECGPSFENRCYCMRTCYENHHQYVVNCTESGFHNAAPLSHLPNDTQVLIFTGNNLGELPWNVFGTLDSLPHLRVIDMSNNKIREIRGKAYHHVQHVERLILDFNELSLDPARSHPRVFSNFVSLLELHLTDAFEDGPPRDLAATLHDIFVNSNLTQLIKLHLEQNEISEFRDSNVFCDLPNLLDLYLGDNALTALHFNISCLHKLRFLDLQRNKFTKVVDHDLHAMDTLIKHNQSIAVDFTGNPFVCSCKLNPFIKWMRKTKVFVRNKDNLKCFEGEIHHEIHETKNCTPKLFSSTPRGATVLLFFLCIVLIGLVCALIYVQRTKLQKKIEPILDSVNKRVRYTSIATGDTREDLXMKXKGMSSAKRLRLDEVFTSFPELGPTVPDGGYAWIVLCGVFLVQMTVPSILAMYGIVLAYIHETKSTDFDLWNEKIILTPILFIAFWNLADPWTKMIVSMAPIPRLVGIIGVLLLMVGIIASGYLATGGVGAYLASTSAGAVMGIGASFIMLLSDYVLRKYFRKKLLIALMLRNIGVSFGLLFIPSITNLLLHEAKLKTGLQLITMVLLPTAFGILTFRFPPPQQISPYSLLLSTEEDTELPIKISFDAPENSQHPDGQDDIENFEYGQPDEKTHGGGLLNDGNNIYAYEDLDEDVDLFVNPVIHLDKKWQHQFQILKNLRFWAATIGWVGMKVSTLFFWLLLPILSYENTNNSHFWMFLSIMAGFSTLLPNLVSYKVLTFTSQNRRLYFGIASWFCGISLVGLTYASSYLWMMIFTFLGGASIGSLSSCQDLALYDVLGSEMVRSIHKVFSTIVGLSILGFYFIHDTNLCLSFAALLQFLGGFYWISSPTLNLIKATRYRSRVMNRESRDET; from the exons ATGAAGAAATTTTatgcaatattttttttaatatgcacATCCACCGCTGACTTTTCCAATGTTTGCGACCCTAATTGGCATTCGTTAGAAACGTTAGAAACCGCCAAAGTGGAGTGTGGACCATCTTTTGAAAATCGTTGCTATTGCATGAGGACATGCTACGAGAATCACCATCAGTATGTCGTTAATTGTACTGAATCAGGATTTCATAACGCGGCGCCGTTATCGCACTTGCCGAACGACACACAA GTGCTTATTTTTACTGGGAACAATCTCGGAGAGCTTCCATGGAACGTATTCGGCACACTGGATAGTTTGCCTCACTTAAGAGTGATAGATATGTCTAacaataaaataagagaaattcgAGGGAAGGCATACCATCACGTCCAACACGTCGAACGACTTATTTTAGATTTCAACGAATTATCGTTGGATCCTGCAAGAAGTCATCCCAGGGTTTTCTCTAATTTCGTCTCCCTCTTGGAACTCCATTTAACTGACGCCTTCGAAGATGGTCCACCGAGAGATCTTGCAGCAACACTGCATGATATTTTTGTCAATAG TAATTTAACGCAACTGATAAAGCTGCATTTGgaacaaaatgaaatatcagAATTTCGGGACAGTAATGTATTCTGCGATCTCCCGAATCTTTTGGACCTTTATCTCGGCGATAATGCACTCACCGCTTTGCATTTTAATATATCCTGTCTCCACAAATTACGTTTCTTGGATCTTCAACGAAATAAGTTCACAAAAGTGGTCGATCATGATCTGCACGCTATGGACACGCTTATCAAGCATAATCAAAGCATAGCTGTAGATTTCACTGGAAATCCGTTTGTGTGTTCGTGCAAATTAAATCCCTTTATAAAGTGGATGAGGAAGACAAAAGTGTTCGTTCGTAACAAAGACAATTTGAAATGTTTTGAAG GTGAAATACATCATGAAATACACGAAACAAAGAACTGTACGCCGAAATTGTTCTCATCAACTCCACGCGGTGCAACTGTTCTGCTCTTTTTCCTCTGTATAGTGTTAATAGGACTGGTGTGCGCTTTAATTTATGTACAACGCACGAAACTACAAAAGAAAATTGAGCCTATATTAGATTCGGTGAACAAGAGGGTACGATACACCTCGATAGCAACTGGTGATACTCGAGAAGatttataaatgaaatgaaaagg AATGTCATCAGCTAAACGTCTTCGTCTCGATGAAGTCTTCACGTCATTTCCAGAGCTGGGTCCTACAGTTCCAGACGGTGGTTACGCATGGATTGTTCTCTGTGGAGTATTTTTAGTCCAG ATGACTGTTCCAAGTATACTAGCAATGTATGGAATAGTTCTGGCATATATTCATGAAACTAAATCTACTGATTTTGATTTATGgaatgaaaaaattattttgacGCCTATACTATTTATTGCATTTTGGAATCTAGCGG ATCCTTGGACAAAAATGATCGTGAGTATGGCGCCGATACCCCGTTTAGTAGGCATAATAGGAGTACTTCTCCTGATGGTTGGAATTATAGCATCCGGATATCTTGCAACTGGCGGGGTTGGCGCTTATTTGGCCAGCACCAGTGCTGGTGCAGTAATGGGTATAGGCGCCAGTTTTATTATGCTATTGAGTGACTATGTTTTGAGGAAGTATTTCAGAAAGAAGCTCCTTATAGCTCTGATGTTAAGAAATATTGGAGTTTCTTTTGGTCTTCTGTTTATCCCGAGTATCACAAATCTGTTGTTGCATGAAGCTAAATTGAAAACTGGTTTACAACTGATAACCATGGTTTTATTGCCTACTGCATTTGGAATATTGACTTTTCGGTTTCCTCCTCCACAGCAAATTTCTCCTTATAG TCTACTCTTATCAACTGAAGAAGACACTGAACTTCCTATAAAAATCTCCTTTGATGCTCCTGAGAATTCACAACATCCAGATGGTCAAGATGATATAGAAAATTTTGAATATGGTCAACCTGATGAAAAGACACATGGAGGAGGGTTACTAAATGACGGAAATAATATTTATGCTTATGAAGATTTGGATGAAGATGTGGACTTATTTGTAAATCCAGTGATTCATTTGGATAAGAAATGGCAGCATCAATTTCAAATTCTGAAGAACCTCCGATTTTGGGCTGCAACAATTGGCTGGGTTGGGATGAAAGTATCTACTCTCTTTTTCTGGCTTCTGTTACCCATTTTGTCTtatgaaaatacaaataattccCATTTCTGGATGTTTCTATCCATCATGGCTGGTTTCAGTACCCTCCTACCAAATCTTGTTAGTTACAAAGTATTGACATTTACAAGTCAGAATAGAAGACTATACTTTGGCATAGCATCTTGGTTTTGTGGTATCAGTTTAGTAG GTTTAACTTATGCAAGTAGTTACTTGTGGATGATGATTTTTACCTTCCTGGGTGGTGCCAGTATTGGCAGTTTATCAAGTTGTCAAGACTTGGCATTGTATGATGTTCTTGGATCTGAAATGGTTCGTTCTATTCATAAAGTATTTTCAACTATCGTGGGTTTATCCATTCTtggtttttattttatacacg ACACAAATCTCTGTTTGAGTTTCGCGGCGCTTTTACAATTTCTTGGTGGATTTTACTGGATCTCGTCGCCTACTTTGAACTTAATTAAAGCCACTCGTTACAGATCTCGCGTGATGAACAGAGAAAGCAGAGACGAGAcgtga
- the LOC117157227 gene encoding CD82 antigen isoform X2, whose amino-acid sequence MLTEQTFLTSLAEEQHNLNAGLYILFAAGFLMLIVAVLGCCGSSRESKCMLVAFFSCLLVLIVAQIAAGTWLHANSNRLEELVKSNVINTVKNKYGEDSAHTDTVDTFQSELGCCGATGPADWTGSKYATKDPSNPVSLTVSEDANNEYKVPESCCKNRSSSACKADRKIKVAGVVKSTIYSEGCVDKLMDILNSQMDIVIGVISGVGILEFFGLIFSIMMCCTIGSSDRYKA is encoded by the exons ATGTTAACAGAGCAAACGTTCCTGACGTCCCTGGCTGAGGAACAGCATAATCTCAACGCCGGCCTTTACATCCTGTTTGCAGCCGGGTTCCTGATGCTGATAGTCGCTGTACTCGGTTGCTGCGGCTCCTCCCGTGAATCTAAATGCATGCTGGTCGCTTTCTTCAGCTGTCTGTTGGTGCTTATCGTCGCACAAATCGCGGCTGGAACATGGTTGCACGCCAACAGCAATCGCCTCGAGGAACTGGTCAAGTCTAACGTGATAAATACCGTTAAG aACAAATATGGCGAAGACTCTGCTCATACGGATACTGTGGATACTTTCCAATCAGAATTGGGATGTTGTGGAGCAACCGGTCCAGCAGATTGGACAGGTAGCAAATACGCGACCAAAGACCCCTCGAATCCTGTCAGTTTAACCGTTTCTGAGGACGCGAATAACGAGTACAAAGTACCCGAATCCTGCTGTAAAAACAGAAGCAGCAGTGCATGCAAAGCAGATCGGAAAATTAAAGTGGCCGGTGTAGTTAAGTCGACAATTTACAGTGAG GGCTGCGTAGACAAGCTAATGGATATACTGAACAGCCAGATGGATATAGTGATTGGCGTGATCTCTGGTGTAGGCATTCTGGAATTTTTTGGACTGATATTTTCTATAATGATGTGCTGCACAATAGGTTCTTCTGATAGGTACAAAGcttga